The Streptomyces sp. M92 nucleotide sequence ATGCCCTGAACCACGCCCTCGGTCAACTCGTCGGTCTGGGAGGACATCGGCACCGCGATCAGCGCCACGACACCCGCCACGACCAGCAGGAACCCCACGGTCACCACGGAGGCGGCGAGTGCCGGAGGCCAGCCGTGCCGCCGCAGGAAGCGGGCCGCGGGCCAGGTCAGCGTGGTCAGGAGCAGACCGACTATCAGCGGCCACACGACCGGCCACATGCGGCCGAGGAGCCACAGGGCCACCGCGAGCATGGCGAGTATCAGCAGCAACTCGGCAGAGACACGCGCGGTGGTGCGCACCGCGGCGCGCGTCCTCGCGGAACTCAATCTGGGAGACATGGGGATCACCTTATGGTGACGCCCGTCTCCCGCCCGAAGCGGTCGTCAGGTCCGGTTCACTCGACCTTGACCCAGTCGAGCGTGCGCTGGACCGCCATCTTCCAGCCGGCGTACCCCTGCGCGCGCCGGTCCTCGGACCACCGGGGCTCCCAGCGCCTCGACTCGTGCCAGTGGGTGCGCAGTTCGTCGGTGTCCCGCCAGAACCCCGTGGCGAGCCCCGCCGCGTAGGCCGCGCCGAGCGCGGTGGTCTCCGCGATCACGGGGCGGCTGACGGGGACGCCGAGGACGTCGGCCTGGATCTGCATGCACAGGTCGTTGGCCGTCACCCCGCCGTCGACCTTGAGTACGTCGAGGTGGACGCCGGAGTCCTGCTCCATGGCCTCGACGACGTCGCGGCTCTGGTAGCAGATGGCCTCCAGCGTCGCCCGGGCCAGATGCGCGTTGTCGTTGTAGCGGGCGAGGCCGACGATCGCGCCGCGAGCGTCGGAACGCCAGTAGGGCGCGAACAGTCCGGAGAACGCGGGCACGAAGTACATGCCGCCGTTGTCCTCGACGGCGCGCGCGAGTACCTCGCTCTCGGCGGCGGTCTTGATGATCTTCATCTGGTCGCGCAGCCACTGCACGGCGGACCCCGTCACCGCGATGGAGCCCTCCAGCGCGTAGACCACGGGGCTGTCACCGAACTGGTAGGCCACGGTGGTGAGCAGTCCGCTGCGGGAACGGACCAGTTCCGTACCGGTGTTGAGGACCAGGAAGTTCCCGGTGCCGTACGTGTTCTTGGCCTCGCCGGGCGCGAAGCAGACCTGTCCGACGGTGGCCGCCTGCTGGTCGCCCAGCACCCCGCCGATGGGCACGGCGGCGCGCAGCGGCCGGGAGGTGCGGGTCGCGCCGTACGCCTCCGGGTGGGAGGAGGGGTTGATGGTGGGCAGCATCGCGCGGGGGATGCCGAAGAAGCCCAGCAGTTCGTCGTCCCAGTCGAGCGTCTCCAGGTCCATCAGCATGGTGCGGCTCGCGTTGGTCACGTCGGTGGCGTGGATGCCGCCGTCGGGACCGCCGGTCAGATTCCACAGCACCCAGGTGTCCGTGTTGCCGAACACGGCGTGGCCCGCTTCCGCAGCCTCCCGGACGCCGTCCACGTTCTCGAGGATCCACTGGATCTTGCCGGCCGAGAAGTAGGTCGCCGGCGGCAGTCCCGCCTTGCGCCGGATGACCTCGCCCCGACCCGACCGCTCCAGGTTCGCCGCGATGGTGTCGGTGCGGGTGTCCTGCCAGACGATGGCGTTGTAGTACGGGCGCCCGTTGCGCGGGTCCCAGACCACCGTGGTCTCGCGCTGGTTGGTGATGCCGATGGCCGCGAGGTCGGTCCCCGACAGACCACTGTGGCGCAGCGCGTTCTGCATCACCGAGTTGGTCCGCTCCCAGATCTCGACGGGGTCGTGCTCGACCCAGCCCGGGCGGGGGAGGATCTGTTCGTGCTCCAGCTGGTGCTTCGCCACCTCGTTGCCGCCGTGGTCGAAGATCATGAATCGGGTGCTGGTGGTGCCCTGGTCCACCGCGCCGATGAAGTCCGCCATGATGTGCCGCCTCTCCGGCCGGTGTGTCAGTCCTCGGGCGCCGGTACGCGCCCTGTCGGCTCGGGCTCCGCGGTCGGCAGGAACCGGCCGACGAGCGCCTTGTACAGTCCCGCTCCGAGCACGCCGCCGATGAGCGGCCCGAGGATCGGTACCCAGAAGTAGAGGTTCCCGTACTGGTCCCGCCAGGCCCCGCCGTATCCGGTGAGGAAGCTCGCGAGCCGGGGGCCGAAGTCGCGGGCCGGGTTGATGGCG carries:
- the glpK gene encoding glycerol kinase GlpK, with protein sequence MADFIGAVDQGTTSTRFMIFDHGGNEVAKHQLEHEQILPRPGWVEHDPVEIWERTNSVMQNALRHSGLSGTDLAAIGITNQRETTVVWDPRNGRPYYNAIVWQDTRTDTIAANLERSGRGEVIRRKAGLPPATYFSAGKIQWILENVDGVREAAEAGHAVFGNTDTWVLWNLTGGPDGGIHATDVTNASRTMLMDLETLDWDDELLGFFGIPRAMLPTINPSSHPEAYGATRTSRPLRAAVPIGGVLGDQQAATVGQVCFAPGEAKNTYGTGNFLVLNTGTELVRSRSGLLTTVAYQFGDSPVVYALEGSIAVTGSAVQWLRDQMKIIKTAAESEVLARAVEDNGGMYFVPAFSGLFAPYWRSDARGAIVGLARYNDNAHLARATLEAICYQSRDVVEAMEQDSGVHLDVLKVDGGVTANDLCMQIQADVLGVPVSRPVIAETTALGAAYAAGLATGFWRDTDELRTHWHESRRWEPRWSEDRRAQGYAGWKMAVQRTLDWVKVE